In a genomic window of Tissierella sp. Yu-01:
- a CDS encoding DUF3810 family protein, translating to MAKSIGLINRIIPFSLGELSLIALVIGFFVSIILFIFKPILLVNNIFKILHWIVRALATVYILFYILWGFNYYRMDLMDIAQMNKEPGTFEELKNLASEVIDELNIIREDFN from the coding sequence ATGGCTAAAAGTATTGGCTTAATAAATAGAATAATCCCTTTTTCCTTAGGAGAACTATCCTTAATAGCATTAGTTATAGGCTTTTTTGTATCTATTATATTATTCATTTTCAAGCCAATACTTTTAGTTAATAATATATTCAAAATCTTACATTGGATTGTTAGGGCATTAGCAACTGTATATATTCTTTTTTATATACTTTGGGGATTTAATTATTATCGTATGGATTTAATGGATATAGCACAAATGAACAAAGAACCAGGAACCTTCGAAGAACTAAAGAATTTAGCATCTGAAGTAATAGACGAATTAAACATTATAAGAGAAGATTTCAATTGA